The Xiphophorus hellerii strain 12219 chromosome 5, Xiphophorus_hellerii-4.1, whole genome shotgun sequence genome window below encodes:
- the micu3a gene encoding calcium uptake protein 3, mitochondrial isoform X6, whose translation MAAFRRAAALAGKLNPWAATKSEILGAPSLNGRRTRRCLTAGLCAAAGGVLALYFYNKTWSDRKRMMRRSISGLSLPYIPTVEAKEKTRPFDFEDGDVYMSSHEHRFRMFSSVEYEGQLYMTPQNFIESVTMSEPRNKRPWRSLTKQELEKILSDTPPVWRGSSKLFRNLRERGIISYTEYLFLLCILTKPHAGFKIAFNMFDADGNQMVDKREFLVLQEIFRKKNEKKGRKGDAEKSAQLVLKKDSQEFVARSYWDVLRRSASQVLFSDLAEDFTLERSDESITIDTTILVHFFGKKGKAELTFDDFYRFMDNLQTEVLEIEFLTYSKGMTTISEEDFAKILLRFTNVENISAYMENVRQCIPDEKKQEGITFDEFRSFFQFLNNLEDFAIAMQMYNFASRSIGQDEFARAVYVATGLKLTRHLVNTIFKIFDVDHDDQLSYKEFIGIMKDRLHRGARGYKSVERASSFRSCLKKELAISR comes from the exons ATGGCCGCTTTCCGCAGAGCGGCAGCGCTGGCCGGCAAACTGAACCCTTGGGCTGCGACTAAAAGCGAGATTCTTGGGGCTCCCAGCCTGAACGGACGACGGACTCGGAGGTGTCTGACAGCCGGGCTGTGTGCCGCAGCGGGAGGTGTCCTGGCTCTgtacttttataacaaaacGTGGAGCGACAGGAAGAGGATGATGAGACGCAGCATCAGTGGTCTCTCACTGCCGTACATCCCGACCGTTGAAGCTAAAGAGAAG ACTCGTCCATTTGACTTTGAAGATGGAGATGTCTACATGTCGTCCCACGAGCATCGTTTCCGGATGTTCAGCTCTGTAGAGTACGAAGGACAGCTGTACATGACTCCACAGAACTTCATCGAGTCTGTTACCATGAGCGAACCGAGAA ACAAGAGGCCATGGAGGTCCCTGACCAAACAG GAACTGGAGAAAATCTTGTCAGATACTCCTCCCGTATGGAGAGGGTCCTCCAAACTGTTCCGTAACCTGAGAGAAAGAG GAATCATCTCATACACGGAGTatctgtttctgctctgcatcctgACAA AACCACATGCTGGCTTTAAGATTGCTTTCAATATGTTTGATGCAGACGGCAACCAGATGGTGGACAAGAGGGAGTTCTTGGTG CTCCAAGAAATCTTCCGGAAGAAGAACGAGAAGAAGGGGAGGAAAGGAGATGCGGAAAAGTCAGCTCAGTTG GTGTTAAAAAAAGACAGCCAAGAGTTTGTGGCGCGGAGTTACTGGGACGTTTTGAGGCGAAGCGCCAGTCAAGTCCTCTTTTCTGACCTGGCGGAG GATTTTACCCTTGAG CGCTCGGATGAGAGCATCACCATTGACACCACCATACTGGTCCACTTCTTTGGAAAGAAGGGAAAAGCAGAGCTCACCTTTGATGACTTCTACAG GTTTATGGATAACCTCCAGACTGAGGTGTTGGAAATTGAGTTTCTGACCTATTCCAAAGGAATGACCACAATTAGCGAGGAAGACTTCGCCAAAATCCTGCTGCGCTTTACCAACGTTGAAAACATCAGCGCGTACATGGAGAACGTCCGCCAGTGTATTCCGGACGAAAAG AAGCAGGAG GGCATCACCTTCGATGAGTTCAGGTCATTCTTCCAGTTCCTCAACAACCTTGAAGACTTCGCCATTGCCATGCAGATGTACAACTTTGCGTCACGTTCCATCGGACAAG ATGAGTTTGCAAGGGCAGTGTACGTAGCCACGGGACTCAAGCTGACACGTCACCTAGTGAACACCATCTTTAAGATCTTTGATGTTGACCACGATGACCAGCTGTCCTACAAGGAGTTCATCGGCATCATGAAGGACAGGCTTCACCGGGGAGCCAGG GGCTATAAGTCGGTGGAGAGAGCCTCCTCTTTTAGGTCATGTCTGAAGAAGGAGCTGGCAATCAG CAGGTGA
- the micu3a gene encoding calcium uptake protein 3, mitochondrial isoform X7 yields the protein MAAFRRAAALAGKLNPWAATKSEILGAPSLNGRRTRRCLTAGLCAAAGGVLALYFYNKTWSDRKRMMRRSISGLSLPYIPTVEAKEKTRPFDFEDGDVYMSSHEHRFRMFSSVEYEGQLYMTPQNFIESVTMSEPRNKRPWRSLTKQELEKILSDTPPVWRGSSKLFRNLRERGIISYTEYLFLLCILTKPHAGFKIAFNMFDADGNQMVDKREFLVLQEIFRKKNEKKGRKGDAEKSAQLVLKKDSQEFVARSYWDVLRRSASQVLFSDLAERSDESITIDTTILVHFFGKKGKAELTFDDFYRFMDNLQTEVLEIEFLTYSKGMTTISEEDFAKILLRFTNVENISAYMENVRQCIPDEKKQEGITFDEFRSFFQFLNNLEDFAIAMQMYNFASRSIGQDEFARAVYVATGLKLTRHLVNTIFKIFDVDHDDQLSYKEFIGIMKDRLHRGARGYKSVERASSFRSCLKKELAISR from the exons ATGGCCGCTTTCCGCAGAGCGGCAGCGCTGGCCGGCAAACTGAACCCTTGGGCTGCGACTAAAAGCGAGATTCTTGGGGCTCCCAGCCTGAACGGACGACGGACTCGGAGGTGTCTGACAGCCGGGCTGTGTGCCGCAGCGGGAGGTGTCCTGGCTCTgtacttttataacaaaacGTGGAGCGACAGGAAGAGGATGATGAGACGCAGCATCAGTGGTCTCTCACTGCCGTACATCCCGACCGTTGAAGCTAAAGAGAAG ACTCGTCCATTTGACTTTGAAGATGGAGATGTCTACATGTCGTCCCACGAGCATCGTTTCCGGATGTTCAGCTCTGTAGAGTACGAAGGACAGCTGTACATGACTCCACAGAACTTCATCGAGTCTGTTACCATGAGCGAACCGAGAA ACAAGAGGCCATGGAGGTCCCTGACCAAACAG GAACTGGAGAAAATCTTGTCAGATACTCCTCCCGTATGGAGAGGGTCCTCCAAACTGTTCCGTAACCTGAGAGAAAGAG GAATCATCTCATACACGGAGTatctgtttctgctctgcatcctgACAA AACCACATGCTGGCTTTAAGATTGCTTTCAATATGTTTGATGCAGACGGCAACCAGATGGTGGACAAGAGGGAGTTCTTGGTG CTCCAAGAAATCTTCCGGAAGAAGAACGAGAAGAAGGGGAGGAAAGGAGATGCGGAAAAGTCAGCTCAGTTG GTGTTAAAAAAAGACAGCCAAGAGTTTGTGGCGCGGAGTTACTGGGACGTTTTGAGGCGAAGCGCCAGTCAAGTCCTCTTTTCTGACCTGGCGGAG CGCTCGGATGAGAGCATCACCATTGACACCACCATACTGGTCCACTTCTTTGGAAAGAAGGGAAAAGCAGAGCTCACCTTTGATGACTTCTACAG GTTTATGGATAACCTCCAGACTGAGGTGTTGGAAATTGAGTTTCTGACCTATTCCAAAGGAATGACCACAATTAGCGAGGAAGACTTCGCCAAAATCCTGCTGCGCTTTACCAACGTTGAAAACATCAGCGCGTACATGGAGAACGTCCGCCAGTGTATTCCGGACGAAAAG AAGCAGGAG GGCATCACCTTCGATGAGTTCAGGTCATTCTTCCAGTTCCTCAACAACCTTGAAGACTTCGCCATTGCCATGCAGATGTACAACTTTGCGTCACGTTCCATCGGACAAG ATGAGTTTGCAAGGGCAGTGTACGTAGCCACGGGACTCAAGCTGACACGTCACCTAGTGAACACCATCTTTAAGATCTTTGATGTTGACCACGATGACCAGCTGTCCTACAAGGAGTTCATCGGCATCATGAAGGACAGGCTTCACCGGGGAGCCAGG GGCTATAAGTCGGTGGAGAGAGCCTCCTCTTTTAGGTCATGTCTGAAGAAGGAGCTGGCAATCAG CAGGTGA
- the micu3a gene encoding calcium uptake protein 3, mitochondrial isoform X9, with protein MAAFRRAAALAGKLNPWAATKSEILGAPSLNGRRTRRCLTAGLCAAAGGVLALYFYNKTWSDRKRMMRRSISGLSLPYIPTVEAKEKTRPFDFEDGDVYMSSHEHRFRMFSSVEYEGQLYMTPQNFIESVTMSEPRNKRPWRSLTKQELEKILSDTPPVWRGSSKLFRNLRERGIISYTEYLFLLCILTKPHAGFKIAFNMFDADGNQMVDKREFLVLQEIFRKKNEKKGRKGDAEKSAQLRSDESITIDTTILVHFFGKKGKAELTFDDFYRFMDNLQTEVLEIEFLTYSKGMTTISEEDFAKILLRFTNVENISAYMENVRQCIPDEKKQEGITFDEFRSFFQFLNNLEDFAIAMQMYNFASRSIGQDEFARAVYVATGLKLTRHLVNTIFKIFDVDHDDQLSYKEFIGIMKDRLHRGARGYKSVERASSFRSCLKKELAISR; from the exons ATGGCCGCTTTCCGCAGAGCGGCAGCGCTGGCCGGCAAACTGAACCCTTGGGCTGCGACTAAAAGCGAGATTCTTGGGGCTCCCAGCCTGAACGGACGACGGACTCGGAGGTGTCTGACAGCCGGGCTGTGTGCCGCAGCGGGAGGTGTCCTGGCTCTgtacttttataacaaaacGTGGAGCGACAGGAAGAGGATGATGAGACGCAGCATCAGTGGTCTCTCACTGCCGTACATCCCGACCGTTGAAGCTAAAGAGAAG ACTCGTCCATTTGACTTTGAAGATGGAGATGTCTACATGTCGTCCCACGAGCATCGTTTCCGGATGTTCAGCTCTGTAGAGTACGAAGGACAGCTGTACATGACTCCACAGAACTTCATCGAGTCTGTTACCATGAGCGAACCGAGAA ACAAGAGGCCATGGAGGTCCCTGACCAAACAG GAACTGGAGAAAATCTTGTCAGATACTCCTCCCGTATGGAGAGGGTCCTCCAAACTGTTCCGTAACCTGAGAGAAAGAG GAATCATCTCATACACGGAGTatctgtttctgctctgcatcctgACAA AACCACATGCTGGCTTTAAGATTGCTTTCAATATGTTTGATGCAGACGGCAACCAGATGGTGGACAAGAGGGAGTTCTTGGTG CTCCAAGAAATCTTCCGGAAGAAGAACGAGAAGAAGGGGAGGAAAGGAGATGCGGAAAAGTCAGCTCAGTTG CGCTCGGATGAGAGCATCACCATTGACACCACCATACTGGTCCACTTCTTTGGAAAGAAGGGAAAAGCAGAGCTCACCTTTGATGACTTCTACAG GTTTATGGATAACCTCCAGACTGAGGTGTTGGAAATTGAGTTTCTGACCTATTCCAAAGGAATGACCACAATTAGCGAGGAAGACTTCGCCAAAATCCTGCTGCGCTTTACCAACGTTGAAAACATCAGCGCGTACATGGAGAACGTCCGCCAGTGTATTCCGGACGAAAAG AAGCAGGAG GGCATCACCTTCGATGAGTTCAGGTCATTCTTCCAGTTCCTCAACAACCTTGAAGACTTCGCCATTGCCATGCAGATGTACAACTTTGCGTCACGTTCCATCGGACAAG ATGAGTTTGCAAGGGCAGTGTACGTAGCCACGGGACTCAAGCTGACACGTCACCTAGTGAACACCATCTTTAAGATCTTTGATGTTGACCACGATGACCAGCTGTCCTACAAGGAGTTCATCGGCATCATGAAGGACAGGCTTCACCGGGGAGCCAGG GGCTATAAGTCGGTGGAGAGAGCCTCCTCTTTTAGGTCATGTCTGAAGAAGGAGCTGGCAATCAG CAGGTGA
- the micu3a gene encoding calcium uptake protein 3, mitochondrial isoform X4, whose amino-acid sequence MAAFRRAAALAGKLNPWAATKSEILGAPSLNGRRTRRCLTAGLCAAAGGVLALYFYNKTWSDRKRMMRRSISGLSLPYIPTVEAKEKTRPFDFEDGDVYMSSHEHRFRMFSSVEYEGQLYMTPQNFIESVTMSEPRNKRPWRSLTKQELEKILSDTPPVWRGSSKLFRNLRERGIISYTEYLFLLCILTKPHAGFKIAFNMFDADGNQMVDKREFLVLQEIFRKKNEKKGRKGDAEKSAQLSMQLYGYQVAPLSSVLKKDSQEFVARSYWDVLRRSASQVLFSDLAERSDESITIDTTILVHFFGKKGKAELTFDDFYRFMDNLQTEVLEIEFLTYSKGMTTISEEDFAKILLRFTNVENISAYMENVRQCIPDEKKQEGITFDEFRSFFQFLNNLEDFAIAMQMYNFASRSIGQDEFARAVYVATGLKLTRHLVNTIFKIFDVDHDDQLSYKEFIGIMKDRLHRGARGYKSVERASSFRSCLKKELAISR is encoded by the exons ATGGCCGCTTTCCGCAGAGCGGCAGCGCTGGCCGGCAAACTGAACCCTTGGGCTGCGACTAAAAGCGAGATTCTTGGGGCTCCCAGCCTGAACGGACGACGGACTCGGAGGTGTCTGACAGCCGGGCTGTGTGCCGCAGCGGGAGGTGTCCTGGCTCTgtacttttataacaaaacGTGGAGCGACAGGAAGAGGATGATGAGACGCAGCATCAGTGGTCTCTCACTGCCGTACATCCCGACCGTTGAAGCTAAAGAGAAG ACTCGTCCATTTGACTTTGAAGATGGAGATGTCTACATGTCGTCCCACGAGCATCGTTTCCGGATGTTCAGCTCTGTAGAGTACGAAGGACAGCTGTACATGACTCCACAGAACTTCATCGAGTCTGTTACCATGAGCGAACCGAGAA ACAAGAGGCCATGGAGGTCCCTGACCAAACAG GAACTGGAGAAAATCTTGTCAGATACTCCTCCCGTATGGAGAGGGTCCTCCAAACTGTTCCGTAACCTGAGAGAAAGAG GAATCATCTCATACACGGAGTatctgtttctgctctgcatcctgACAA AACCACATGCTGGCTTTAAGATTGCTTTCAATATGTTTGATGCAGACGGCAACCAGATGGTGGACAAGAGGGAGTTCTTGGTG CTCCAAGAAATCTTCCGGAAGAAGAACGAGAAGAAGGGGAGGAAAGGAGATGCGGAAAAGTCAGCTCAGTTG AGTATGCAGCTGTATGGATATCAGGTTGCCCCCCTGAGCAGC GTGTTAAAAAAAGACAGCCAAGAGTTTGTGGCGCGGAGTTACTGGGACGTTTTGAGGCGAAGCGCCAGTCAAGTCCTCTTTTCTGACCTGGCGGAG CGCTCGGATGAGAGCATCACCATTGACACCACCATACTGGTCCACTTCTTTGGAAAGAAGGGAAAAGCAGAGCTCACCTTTGATGACTTCTACAG GTTTATGGATAACCTCCAGACTGAGGTGTTGGAAATTGAGTTTCTGACCTATTCCAAAGGAATGACCACAATTAGCGAGGAAGACTTCGCCAAAATCCTGCTGCGCTTTACCAACGTTGAAAACATCAGCGCGTACATGGAGAACGTCCGCCAGTGTATTCCGGACGAAAAG AAGCAGGAG GGCATCACCTTCGATGAGTTCAGGTCATTCTTCCAGTTCCTCAACAACCTTGAAGACTTCGCCATTGCCATGCAGATGTACAACTTTGCGTCACGTTCCATCGGACAAG ATGAGTTTGCAAGGGCAGTGTACGTAGCCACGGGACTCAAGCTGACACGTCACCTAGTGAACACCATCTTTAAGATCTTTGATGTTGACCACGATGACCAGCTGTCCTACAAGGAGTTCATCGGCATCATGAAGGACAGGCTTCACCGGGGAGCCAGG GGCTATAAGTCGGTGGAGAGAGCCTCCTCTTTTAGGTCATGTCTGAAGAAGGAGCTGGCAATCAG CAGGTGA
- the micu3a gene encoding calcium uptake protein 3, mitochondrial isoform X2 — protein MAAFRRAAALAGKLNPWAATKSEILGAPSLNGRRTRRCLTAGLCAAAGGVLALYFYNKTWSDRKRMMRRSISGLSLPYIPTVEAKEKTRPFDFEDGDVYMSSHEHRFRMFSSVEYEGQLYMTPQNFIESVTMSEPRNKRPWRSLTKQELEKILSDTPPVWRGSSKLFRNLRERGIISYTEYLFLLCILTKPHAGFKIAFNMFDADGNQMVDKREFLVLQEIFRKKNEKKGRKGDAEKSAQLSMQLYGYQVAPLSSVLKKDSQEFVARSYWDVLRRSASQVLFSDLAEDFTLERSDESITIDTTILVHFFGKKGKAELTFDDFYRFMDNLQTEVLEIEFLTYSKGMTTISEEDFAKILLRFTNVENISAYMENVRQCIPDEKQEGITFDEFRSFFQFLNNLEDFAIAMQMYNFASRSIGQDEFARAVYVATGLKLTRHLVNTIFKIFDVDHDDQLSYKEFIGIMKDRLHRGARGYKSVERASSFRSCLKKELAISR, from the exons ATGGCCGCTTTCCGCAGAGCGGCAGCGCTGGCCGGCAAACTGAACCCTTGGGCTGCGACTAAAAGCGAGATTCTTGGGGCTCCCAGCCTGAACGGACGACGGACTCGGAGGTGTCTGACAGCCGGGCTGTGTGCCGCAGCGGGAGGTGTCCTGGCTCTgtacttttataacaaaacGTGGAGCGACAGGAAGAGGATGATGAGACGCAGCATCAGTGGTCTCTCACTGCCGTACATCCCGACCGTTGAAGCTAAAGAGAAG ACTCGTCCATTTGACTTTGAAGATGGAGATGTCTACATGTCGTCCCACGAGCATCGTTTCCGGATGTTCAGCTCTGTAGAGTACGAAGGACAGCTGTACATGACTCCACAGAACTTCATCGAGTCTGTTACCATGAGCGAACCGAGAA ACAAGAGGCCATGGAGGTCCCTGACCAAACAG GAACTGGAGAAAATCTTGTCAGATACTCCTCCCGTATGGAGAGGGTCCTCCAAACTGTTCCGTAACCTGAGAGAAAGAG GAATCATCTCATACACGGAGTatctgtttctgctctgcatcctgACAA AACCACATGCTGGCTTTAAGATTGCTTTCAATATGTTTGATGCAGACGGCAACCAGATGGTGGACAAGAGGGAGTTCTTGGTG CTCCAAGAAATCTTCCGGAAGAAGAACGAGAAGAAGGGGAGGAAAGGAGATGCGGAAAAGTCAGCTCAGTTG AGTATGCAGCTGTATGGATATCAGGTTGCCCCCCTGAGCAGC GTGTTAAAAAAAGACAGCCAAGAGTTTGTGGCGCGGAGTTACTGGGACGTTTTGAGGCGAAGCGCCAGTCAAGTCCTCTTTTCTGACCTGGCGGAG GATTTTACCCTTGAG CGCTCGGATGAGAGCATCACCATTGACACCACCATACTGGTCCACTTCTTTGGAAAGAAGGGAAAAGCAGAGCTCACCTTTGATGACTTCTACAG GTTTATGGATAACCTCCAGACTGAGGTGTTGGAAATTGAGTTTCTGACCTATTCCAAAGGAATGACCACAATTAGCGAGGAAGACTTCGCCAAAATCCTGCTGCGCTTTACCAACGTTGAAAACATCAGCGCGTACATGGAGAACGTCCGCCAGTGTATTCCGGACGAAAAG CAGGAG GGCATCACCTTCGATGAGTTCAGGTCATTCTTCCAGTTCCTCAACAACCTTGAAGACTTCGCCATTGCCATGCAGATGTACAACTTTGCGTCACGTTCCATCGGACAAG ATGAGTTTGCAAGGGCAGTGTACGTAGCCACGGGACTCAAGCTGACACGTCACCTAGTGAACACCATCTTTAAGATCTTTGATGTTGACCACGATGACCAGCTGTCCTACAAGGAGTTCATCGGCATCATGAAGGACAGGCTTCACCGGGGAGCCAGG GGCTATAAGTCGGTGGAGAGAGCCTCCTCTTTTAGGTCATGTCTGAAGAAGGAGCTGGCAATCAG CAGGTGA
- the micu3a gene encoding calcium uptake protein 3, mitochondrial isoform X1 yields the protein MAAFRRAAALAGKLNPWAATKSEILGAPSLNGRRTRRCLTAGLCAAAGGVLALYFYNKTWSDRKRMMRRSISGLSLPYIPTVEAKEKTRPFDFEDGDVYMSSHEHRFRMFSSVEYEGQLYMTPQNFIESVTMSEPRNKRPWRSLTKQELEKILSDTPPVWRGSSKLFRNLRERGIISYTEYLFLLCILTKPHAGFKIAFNMFDADGNQMVDKREFLVLQEIFRKKNEKKGRKGDAEKSAQLSMQLYGYQVAPLSSVLKKDSQEFVARSYWDVLRRSASQVLFSDLAEDFTLERSDESITIDTTILVHFFGKKGKAELTFDDFYRFMDNLQTEVLEIEFLTYSKGMTTISEEDFAKILLRFTNVENISAYMENVRQCIPDEKKQEGITFDEFRSFFQFLNNLEDFAIAMQMYNFASRSIGQDEFARAVYVATGLKLTRHLVNTIFKIFDVDHDDQLSYKEFIGIMKDRLHRGARGYKSVERASSFRSCLKKELAISR from the exons ATGGCCGCTTTCCGCAGAGCGGCAGCGCTGGCCGGCAAACTGAACCCTTGGGCTGCGACTAAAAGCGAGATTCTTGGGGCTCCCAGCCTGAACGGACGACGGACTCGGAGGTGTCTGACAGCCGGGCTGTGTGCCGCAGCGGGAGGTGTCCTGGCTCTgtacttttataacaaaacGTGGAGCGACAGGAAGAGGATGATGAGACGCAGCATCAGTGGTCTCTCACTGCCGTACATCCCGACCGTTGAAGCTAAAGAGAAG ACTCGTCCATTTGACTTTGAAGATGGAGATGTCTACATGTCGTCCCACGAGCATCGTTTCCGGATGTTCAGCTCTGTAGAGTACGAAGGACAGCTGTACATGACTCCACAGAACTTCATCGAGTCTGTTACCATGAGCGAACCGAGAA ACAAGAGGCCATGGAGGTCCCTGACCAAACAG GAACTGGAGAAAATCTTGTCAGATACTCCTCCCGTATGGAGAGGGTCCTCCAAACTGTTCCGTAACCTGAGAGAAAGAG GAATCATCTCATACACGGAGTatctgtttctgctctgcatcctgACAA AACCACATGCTGGCTTTAAGATTGCTTTCAATATGTTTGATGCAGACGGCAACCAGATGGTGGACAAGAGGGAGTTCTTGGTG CTCCAAGAAATCTTCCGGAAGAAGAACGAGAAGAAGGGGAGGAAAGGAGATGCGGAAAAGTCAGCTCAGTTG AGTATGCAGCTGTATGGATATCAGGTTGCCCCCCTGAGCAGC GTGTTAAAAAAAGACAGCCAAGAGTTTGTGGCGCGGAGTTACTGGGACGTTTTGAGGCGAAGCGCCAGTCAAGTCCTCTTTTCTGACCTGGCGGAG GATTTTACCCTTGAG CGCTCGGATGAGAGCATCACCATTGACACCACCATACTGGTCCACTTCTTTGGAAAGAAGGGAAAAGCAGAGCTCACCTTTGATGACTTCTACAG GTTTATGGATAACCTCCAGACTGAGGTGTTGGAAATTGAGTTTCTGACCTATTCCAAAGGAATGACCACAATTAGCGAGGAAGACTTCGCCAAAATCCTGCTGCGCTTTACCAACGTTGAAAACATCAGCGCGTACATGGAGAACGTCCGCCAGTGTATTCCGGACGAAAAG AAGCAGGAG GGCATCACCTTCGATGAGTTCAGGTCATTCTTCCAGTTCCTCAACAACCTTGAAGACTTCGCCATTGCCATGCAGATGTACAACTTTGCGTCACGTTCCATCGGACAAG ATGAGTTTGCAAGGGCAGTGTACGTAGCCACGGGACTCAAGCTGACACGTCACCTAGTGAACACCATCTTTAAGATCTTTGATGTTGACCACGATGACCAGCTGTCCTACAAGGAGTTCATCGGCATCATGAAGGACAGGCTTCACCGGGGAGCCAGG GGCTATAAGTCGGTGGAGAGAGCCTCCTCTTTTAGGTCATGTCTGAAGAAGGAGCTGGCAATCAG CAGGTGA
- the micu3a gene encoding calcium uptake protein 3, mitochondrial isoform X3, which produces MAAFRRAAALAGKLNPWAATKSEILGAPSLNGRRTRRCLTAGLCAAAGGVLALYFYNKTWSDRKRMMRRSISGLSLPYIPTVEAKEKTRPFDFEDGDVYMSSHEHRFRMFSSVEYEGQLYMTPQNFIESVTMSEPRNKRPWRSLTKQELEKILSDTPPVWRGSSKLFRNLRERGIISYTEYLFLLCILTKPHAGFKIAFNMFDADGNQMVDKREFLVLQEIFRKKNEKKGRKGDAEKSAQLSMQLYGYQVAPLSSVLKKDSQEFVARSYWDVLRRSASQVLFSDLAEDFTLERSDESITIDTTILVHFFGKKGKAELTFDDFYRFMDNLQTEVLEIEFLTYSKGMTTISEEDFAKILLRFTNVENISAYMENVRQCIPDEKGITFDEFRSFFQFLNNLEDFAIAMQMYNFASRSIGQDEFARAVYVATGLKLTRHLVNTIFKIFDVDHDDQLSYKEFIGIMKDRLHRGARGYKSVERASSFRSCLKKELAISR; this is translated from the exons ATGGCCGCTTTCCGCAGAGCGGCAGCGCTGGCCGGCAAACTGAACCCTTGGGCTGCGACTAAAAGCGAGATTCTTGGGGCTCCCAGCCTGAACGGACGACGGACTCGGAGGTGTCTGACAGCCGGGCTGTGTGCCGCAGCGGGAGGTGTCCTGGCTCTgtacttttataacaaaacGTGGAGCGACAGGAAGAGGATGATGAGACGCAGCATCAGTGGTCTCTCACTGCCGTACATCCCGACCGTTGAAGCTAAAGAGAAG ACTCGTCCATTTGACTTTGAAGATGGAGATGTCTACATGTCGTCCCACGAGCATCGTTTCCGGATGTTCAGCTCTGTAGAGTACGAAGGACAGCTGTACATGACTCCACAGAACTTCATCGAGTCTGTTACCATGAGCGAACCGAGAA ACAAGAGGCCATGGAGGTCCCTGACCAAACAG GAACTGGAGAAAATCTTGTCAGATACTCCTCCCGTATGGAGAGGGTCCTCCAAACTGTTCCGTAACCTGAGAGAAAGAG GAATCATCTCATACACGGAGTatctgtttctgctctgcatcctgACAA AACCACATGCTGGCTTTAAGATTGCTTTCAATATGTTTGATGCAGACGGCAACCAGATGGTGGACAAGAGGGAGTTCTTGGTG CTCCAAGAAATCTTCCGGAAGAAGAACGAGAAGAAGGGGAGGAAAGGAGATGCGGAAAAGTCAGCTCAGTTG AGTATGCAGCTGTATGGATATCAGGTTGCCCCCCTGAGCAGC GTGTTAAAAAAAGACAGCCAAGAGTTTGTGGCGCGGAGTTACTGGGACGTTTTGAGGCGAAGCGCCAGTCAAGTCCTCTTTTCTGACCTGGCGGAG GATTTTACCCTTGAG CGCTCGGATGAGAGCATCACCATTGACACCACCATACTGGTCCACTTCTTTGGAAAGAAGGGAAAAGCAGAGCTCACCTTTGATGACTTCTACAG GTTTATGGATAACCTCCAGACTGAGGTGTTGGAAATTGAGTTTCTGACCTATTCCAAAGGAATGACCACAATTAGCGAGGAAGACTTCGCCAAAATCCTGCTGCGCTTTACCAACGTTGAAAACATCAGCGCGTACATGGAGAACGTCCGCCAGTGTATTCCGGACGAAAAG GGCATCACCTTCGATGAGTTCAGGTCATTCTTCCAGTTCCTCAACAACCTTGAAGACTTCGCCATTGCCATGCAGATGTACAACTTTGCGTCACGTTCCATCGGACAAG ATGAGTTTGCAAGGGCAGTGTACGTAGCCACGGGACTCAAGCTGACACGTCACCTAGTGAACACCATCTTTAAGATCTTTGATGTTGACCACGATGACCAGCTGTCCTACAAGGAGTTCATCGGCATCATGAAGGACAGGCTTCACCGGGGAGCCAGG GGCTATAAGTCGGTGGAGAGAGCCTCCTCTTTTAGGTCATGTCTGAAGAAGGAGCTGGCAATCAG CAGGTGA